The following coding sequences lie in one Candidatus Eisenbacteria bacterium genomic window:
- a CDS encoding CaiB/BaiF CoA-transferase family protein encodes MGPLTGRKIVELAGIGPGPFCAMLLADMGADVVRVDRTADGNLGLPKTMKFDLMNRSRRSIAVDLKKREGVETVLRLIDKADALIEGFRPGVTERLGVGPDVCLERNPRLVYGRMTGWGQEGPVAHAAGHDWNYIAITGALHPIGRHKHEPPVPPLNLVGDFGGGALYLALGIVAGMLEAEKSGKGQVVDAAIVDGAASLMTLFYGMHASGMWIDERVENILDTAAPFGEIYETKDGKYVSVLAIEPKFYAELIERMGIAGEGLPHQYDRGQWPAMKKRFAEVFKTKTRDEWCKILEGTDACFGPVMSITEAPKHRHNVARGTFVEVDGVVQPAPAPRFSRTPGAIQRPPAAPGENTDEVLRDWGFSAGDIAALRQAGAVA; translated from the coding sequence ATGGGACCTCTCACCGGACGGAAGATCGTCGAGCTCGCGGGCATCGGCCCGGGGCCGTTCTGCGCCATGCTGCTCGCCGACATGGGGGCCGACGTGGTCCGGGTGGACCGGACCGCCGACGGCAACCTCGGCCTCCCGAAGACCATGAAGTTCGACCTCATGAACCGCAGTCGCCGGTCGATCGCCGTCGACCTGAAGAAGCGCGAGGGGGTCGAGACGGTGCTGCGGTTGATCGACAAGGCCGACGCCCTGATCGAAGGCTTCCGCCCCGGCGTGACCGAGCGCCTGGGCGTCGGTCCGGACGTCTGCCTCGAGCGGAACCCGCGCCTCGTCTACGGCCGCATGACCGGCTGGGGACAGGAGGGCCCCGTCGCCCACGCGGCGGGACACGACTGGAACTACATCGCGATCACGGGCGCGCTGCACCCGATCGGGCGCCACAAGCACGAGCCGCCCGTGCCACCCCTGAACCTCGTCGGCGACTTCGGGGGCGGTGCCCTCTACCTCGCGCTCGGGATCGTGGCGGGCATGCTCGAGGCCGAGAAGTCGGGCAAGGGTCAGGTGGTGGACGCCGCCATCGTCGACGGCGCGGCCTCCTTGATGACGCTCTTCTACGGCATGCACGCGTCGGGCATGTGGATCGACGAGCGGGTCGAGAACATCCTCGACACCGCCGCGCCCTTCGGCGAGATCTACGAGACCAAGGACGGGAAGTACGTCTCGGTGCTCGCCATCGAGCCCAAGTTCTACGCCGAGCTGATCGAGCGCATGGGCATCGCGGGCGAGGGCCTTCCCCACCAGTACGACCGGGGCCAGTGGCCGGCCATGAAGAAGCGCTTCGCCGAGGTGTTCAAGACGAAGACGCGCGACGAGTGGTGCAAGATCCTCGAGGGCACGGATGCCTGCTTCGGGCCGGTCATGTCGATCACCGAGGCGCCGAAGCATCGCCACAACGTCGCGCGCGGCACGTTCGTCGAGGTGGACGGCGTCGTGCAGCCCGCGCCCGCTCCCCGTTTCTCCCGCACGCCCGGCGCGATCCAGCGTCCACCGGCGGCGCCCGGCGAGAACACCGACGAGGTGCTGCGCGACTGGGGCTTCAGCGCCGGCGACATCGCGGCGCTGCGGCAGGCGGGGGCGGTGGCGTGA
- a CDS encoding glycosyltransferase family 39 protein, with amino-acid sequence MIALAVVLSLAFALRLYRLDHQSFWIDEVYQVQAASEPVSNLMQSVVLHAEGGPLSLLLTHFALSAERPEWSARFPSVLFGTVGVLILYLVAATLFAPPIPILSALLLACAPLHVWYSQEARWYAPWVPITALSYLALIHAVRTRRAGAWLAYGFVAIVGLYTFVLGVAVVASQAVSAWWLNRLRSDRRGVSRGELWVGIGALVLAAPVVWLMINHHQAMTGTRGRPVPFAVLPYTLFAYTMGFSFGPTLEYLHHYPALSEVVASYPEVLVVAAVIAPLVILGILNLRHAPEAMAVVLPWLCGPPLLIFVLAYNTNVAYNVRYTLAALPAFIVVLAVGITAVSPRWLGGVALAAVLVCFAVSIGNYFFDPRFAKEDVKGALASIRRTPQREAPVVALGQIESAVWYYGPDLHVVSFFGCDEFEARLEKAGLGAARTLWVVRGRDYDDASAPCIDDLKRRFAVEQSSHPVGVEVQLLERRDG; translated from the coding sequence GTGATCGCGCTGGCCGTGGTGCTCTCGCTCGCTTTTGCATTGCGCCTCTACCGGCTCGATCACCAGTCGTTCTGGATCGACGAAGTGTACCAGGTGCAGGCGGCATCGGAGCCGGTTTCGAACCTCATGCAGAGCGTCGTCCTGCACGCCGAGGGCGGGCCGCTGTCGCTCCTGCTGACGCACTTCGCGCTCTCGGCGGAGCGACCGGAGTGGAGCGCCCGGTTTCCCTCCGTCCTCTTCGGCACGGTGGGCGTCCTGATCCTCTACCTCGTCGCCGCGACGCTCTTCGCGCCGCCGATCCCGATCCTGTCGGCGTTGCTCCTCGCCTGCGCGCCGCTCCACGTCTGGTACAGCCAGGAGGCGCGCTGGTATGCGCCGTGGGTCCCGATCACGGCGCTGTCGTACCTGGCGCTCATCCACGCCGTCCGCACCCGACGCGCCGGCGCATGGCTCGCGTACGGATTCGTCGCCATCGTCGGGCTCTACACCTTCGTCCTCGGGGTCGCCGTGGTCGCGAGCCAGGCCGTGTCCGCCTGGTGGCTGAATCGTCTGCGAAGTGACCGCCGAGGGGTGTCGCGGGGCGAGCTGTGGGTGGGCATCGGTGCCCTCGTCCTGGCCGCGCCGGTCGTGTGGCTGATGATCAACCACCACCAGGCGATGACGGGAACGCGTGGGCGACCGGTGCCGTTCGCCGTCCTGCCGTACACCCTGTTCGCCTACACGATGGGGTTCTCGTTCGGGCCGACGCTCGAATACCTGCATCACTACCCGGCGCTCTCCGAGGTCGTGGCGAGCTATCCCGAGGTCCTGGTGGTGGCGGCGGTCATCGCCCCGCTCGTCATCCTCGGCATCCTCAACCTGCGGCACGCGCCGGAGGCGATGGCCGTCGTGCTGCCCTGGCTCTGCGGGCCACCGTTGCTGATCTTCGTCCTCGCCTACAATACGAACGTCGCCTACAACGTCCGCTATACGCTGGCGGCGTTGCCGGCGTTCATCGTCGTCCTCGCCGTCGGAATCACCGCGGTCTCGCCGCGGTGGCTCGGCGGGGTGGCGCTCGCCGCCGTGCTCGTGTGCTTCGCGGTCTCGATCGGCAACTACTTCTTCGATCCGCGCTTCGCCAAGGAGGACGTGAAGGGCGCCCTCGCCTCCATCCGGCGGACCCCGCAGCGGGAGGCGCCCGTCGTGGCGCTCGGCCAGATCGAGTCGGCCGTCTGGTACTACGGTCCCGATCTGCACGTCGTCTCGTTCTTCGGCTGCGACGAGTTCGAGGCGCGGCTCGAGAAGGCCGGTCTCGGGGCGGCCCGCACGCTCTGGGTCGTCCGCGGACGCGACTACGACGACGCCAGCGCGCCATGCATCGACGACTTGAAGCGGCGCTTCGCCGTCGAGCAGTCGAGCCATCCGGTCGGCGTCGAGGTGCAGCTCCTGGAGCGACGCGATGGATGA
- a CDS encoding decaprenyl-phosphate phosphoribosyltransferase, giving the protein MDEPRRSAFGVAFDLLRCSQWVKNVFVFGALVFGNALLVPEKAKAALLAFVLFCAVTSAAYIHNDVSDLEIDRLHPRKRMRPLAAGIVSVATARVVQAALLVVGVGGAALFLPRILPLLIGYVLLNVLYSGVLKQLLLLDVMAIAVGFVIRVEAGCEAVEIDPSVWIVLCTFVLALFLALGKRRHELLEMAAVGAVNGGNGRATYTTEFLEQTMTIASAVTIVCYAMFSRAPETLEVHGTRSLIYTIPFVVYGLFRYQWLTYDGEGRGDPGEIVFTDRPLQATIALWIAACVAIVYLKW; this is encoded by the coding sequence ATGGATGAGCCCCGACGCTCGGCGTTCGGCGTCGCGTTCGACCTTCTGCGTTGCAGCCAGTGGGTGAAGAACGTCTTCGTCTTCGGTGCCCTCGTATTCGGCAATGCGCTGCTGGTTCCCGAGAAGGCGAAGGCGGCGTTGCTGGCGTTCGTCCTCTTCTGCGCCGTCACGAGCGCCGCCTACATCCACAACGACGTCAGCGACCTCGAGATCGATCGGCTGCATCCCCGCAAGCGGATGCGACCGCTCGCAGCCGGGATCGTGTCGGTGGCGACGGCCCGGGTCGTGCAGGCGGCGCTCCTGGTCGTCGGGGTGGGGGGCGCGGCGCTCTTCCTGCCGAGGATCCTGCCGCTGCTGATCGGCTACGTGTTGCTCAACGTGCTGTATTCGGGGGTGCTCAAGCAGCTCCTGCTCCTCGACGTGATGGCGATCGCGGTGGGCTTCGTGATCCGCGTCGAGGCGGGCTGCGAGGCGGTGGAGATCGATCCGTCGGTTTGGATCGTGCTCTGTACGTTCGTGCTGGCCCTCTTCCTGGCCCTCGGCAAGCGGCGACACGAGCTGCTCGAGATGGCGGCGGTCGGCGCGGTGAATGGTGGCAACGGGAGGGCGACGTACACCACGGAGTTTCTCGAACAGACGATGACCATCGCGAGCGCGGTGACGATCGTCTGCTACGCGATGTTCTCGCGTGCTCCCGAGACCCTCGAGGTGCACGGTACTCGGAGCCTCATCTACACCATCCCCTTCGTGGTCTACGGGCTCTTCCGCTACCAGTGGCTCACCTACGACGGGGAAGGCCGTGGGGATCCGGGCGAGATCGTCTTCACCGACCGCCCCCTGCAGGCGACGATCGCACTCTGGATCGCCGCCTGCGTGGCGATCGTGTACCTCAAATGGTGA
- a CDS encoding glycosyltransferase, giving the protein MVSNVDADKVSALAVRQIPWSRAARRRAVAAAVGLGLVSLLIYASWWVQESAKYGWWMLPIGAFLVFYVFVQVICAWVLYLSVDEPTAVPPPPGLTVDVLVPVYDEPYELVASTLRAVVAMRYPHETYLLDDSRSAAFAGLAAEVGAHYLTRAGNADAKAGNVNAALKRTRGEFVTIFDVDHEPTPDFLDAALGYFADPAVGFVQTGVAFRNARETFIARATADQAYDIYGPTSMGMHGAGAAVVWGSHTTFRRRALADIGGYQTGLAEDLHTSACLHTVGWRSVYVPTVHAYGLVPSDLRALTKQQLKWARGVFGILVDVFPRVARRLAVRQSMAYLVRLTYYLIGPVFLLHAVAAAGVLARHDSALTADFVSYMLHALPLGLAILIVRQIANRMWNPQAGSIGIKVWGYVVACSLWPVYTLGLACAVLHVPIPHLSTPKERVGRPRPLLAAPQVFLAAVLLTTLGVRLVSGFALADVPVMLCTLGAAAIQLPVVFVALRP; this is encoded by the coding sequence ATGGTGAGCAACGTGGACGCCGACAAGGTGAGCGCGCTGGCGGTTCGCCAGATCCCGTGGTCGCGCGCGGCGCGACGGCGGGCGGTCGCCGCCGCCGTAGGGCTCGGGCTCGTGTCCCTCCTCATCTACGCGAGCTGGTGGGTCCAGGAGAGCGCGAAGTACGGCTGGTGGATGCTCCCGATCGGGGCGTTTCTCGTCTTCTACGTCTTCGTCCAGGTCATCTGTGCGTGGGTGCTGTACCTGTCCGTCGACGAGCCGACGGCGGTCCCGCCCCCGCCGGGGCTCACGGTCGACGTCCTCGTGCCGGTGTACGACGAGCCCTACGAGCTCGTCGCAAGCACGCTGCGCGCGGTGGTCGCGATGCGCTATCCGCACGAGACCTACCTCCTCGACGACTCCCGCAGCGCCGCCTTCGCCGGCCTCGCCGCCGAGGTCGGCGCGCACTACCTCACGCGCGCGGGCAACGCGGACGCCAAAGCCGGCAACGTGAACGCCGCCCTCAAGCGCACGCGGGGCGAGTTCGTCACCATCTTCGACGTCGACCACGAGCCGACACCCGACTTCCTCGATGCGGCGCTCGGCTACTTCGCCGATCCGGCGGTCGGCTTCGTCCAGACCGGGGTCGCCTTCCGCAACGCGCGCGAGACCTTCATCGCGCGCGCGACGGCCGACCAGGCCTACGACATCTACGGTCCCACCTCGATGGGCATGCATGGCGCCGGCGCCGCCGTCGTCTGGGGCAGCCACACGACGTTCCGCCGTCGCGCGCTCGCCGACATCGGCGGCTATCAGACCGGCCTCGCCGAGGACCTGCACACCTCGGCCTGCCTCCACACCGTCGGCTGGCGGTCGGTGTACGTCCCGACCGTGCACGCCTACGGTCTCGTGCCGAGCGACCTGCGCGCGCTCACCAAGCAGCAGCTCAAGTGGGCGCGCGGCGTGTTCGGCATCCTGGTCGACGTGTTCCCGCGCGTGGCCCGGCGGCTCGCGGTGCGCCAGTCGATGGCGTACCTGGTGCGCCTCACCTACTACCTGATCGGGCCCGTGTTCCTGCTCCATGCGGTCGCGGCCGCGGGGGTGCTTGCGCGGCATGATTCCGCGCTCACCGCCGACTTCGTCTCCTACATGCTGCATGCGCTGCCGCTCGGGCTGGCGATCCTGATCGTGCGGCAGATCGCGAACCGCATGTGGAACCCACAAGCCGGGTCGATCGGCATCAAGGTCTGGGGCTACGTCGTCGCGTGCTCGCTGTGGCCCGTCTACACGCTCGGGCTCGCCTGCGCCGTGCTCCACGTGCCGATTCCCCATCTCTCGACGCCGAAGGAACGGGTCGGCCGGCCGCGACCGCTGCTCGCCGCGCCGCAGGTCTTCCTCGCCGCCGTGCTGCTCACCACCCTCGGCGTCCGCCTGGTCTCCGGGTTCGCGCTCGCGGACGTACCGGTCATGCTCTGCACGCTCGGGGCGGCGGCGATCCAGCTCCCGGTCGTGTTCGTGGCGCTGCGACCGTGA
- a CDS encoding ABC transporter permease translates to MKGRPLRFQLALIGHLVRREFVLSYRRSTLGFLWSLLLPLAQLLVLVLVFDTIVPLGIERYPAFVFSGLLPWTWFSTCVSMACGLFIANRDLVRHPDFRPAVLMVVTAIAGMITYLAALPILLVVMVTHGQWIGPAVLFFPVLGLVEGVLIVGLGLLVATLNVFYRDIQYLTGVGLMLLFYLTPVFYRPPDATRGTLGLLYDLNPMAGLVQGYRAIFFDGTMPSLFALAIATVLSALVAVVGYAVYRRAEHDMIDVL, encoded by the coding sequence GTGAAGGGACGCCCCCTCCGCTTCCAGCTCGCGCTGATCGGCCACCTGGTGCGGCGCGAGTTCGTGCTCAGCTACCGGCGCTCGACACTCGGCTTCCTGTGGTCGCTGCTGCTTCCGCTGGCGCAGCTCCTCGTGCTCGTCCTGGTGTTCGACACGATCGTGCCGCTCGGCATCGAGCGCTACCCGGCGTTCGTGTTCAGCGGGCTCCTGCCGTGGACCTGGTTCAGCACCTGCGTCAGCATGGCGTGCGGGCTCTTCATCGCGAACCGCGACCTGGTGCGACACCCGGACTTCCGTCCGGCCGTCCTCATGGTCGTGACGGCGATCGCGGGCATGATCACGTATCTCGCGGCGCTGCCGATCCTGCTCGTGGTGATGGTGACGCACGGGCAGTGGATCGGACCGGCCGTCCTCTTCTTCCCGGTCCTCGGGTTGGTCGAGGGCGTGCTCATCGTCGGCCTCGGGCTCCTCGTCGCGACGCTCAACGTCTTCTACCGGGACATCCAATACCTGACGGGGGTGGGGCTGATGCTGCTGTTCTACCTGACGCCCGTCTTCTACCGGCCGCCGGATGCGACGCGGGGCACACTCGGGCTGCTCTACGACCTCAACCCGATGGCGGGGCTCGTCCAGGGATACCGCGCCATCTTCTTCGACGGCACGATGCCGTCCCTGTTCGCGCTCGCCATCGCGACGGTGCTCAGCGCGCTGGTCGCCGTCGTCGGCTACGCCGTCTATCGGCGCGCCGAGCACGACATGATCGACGTCCTCTGA
- a CDS encoding ABC transporter ATP-binding protein, whose protein sequence is METVLAAEQVSKRYRTARTRAVTLKAAVLGALSRGPLDDGHHWALRDVSFSVARGDAVGIIGHNGAGKSTLLRLLCGVGRPTSGRVRRVGPVQGLLELGSGFHGDLTGRENLLTGGMLCGLSEREVRAREDEIIAFAELEDFIDQPVRTYSTGMYMRLAFATAMHLDPTVLVVDEVLAVGDARFQAKCLARLKTFRTGGGTLVMTSHAMDQITALCDEVLVLEDGRVATMADPETALRCYDDLMRQRTERRAASLAGRPVELAVDGSRLGTQEARVVAVRLSGADGVPVSSLRSGDPLVIELDYERDPQVADAALTVAIFHEATKCFEVTTESMAAAFAPLGPRGTVRCELPRVPLLPGSYHVTVGLYPPTFDFTYDYHWQMHGLHVDGPASARSISGVVAVEPAWSRR, encoded by the coding sequence ATGGAAACCGTTCTCGCCGCCGAGCAGGTCTCCAAGCGCTACCGCACCGCGCGCACGCGAGCGGTGACGCTGAAGGCGGCCGTGCTGGGCGCGCTCTCCCGGGGGCCGCTCGACGACGGCCACCACTGGGCCCTGCGCGACGTCAGCTTCTCGGTGGCGCGTGGCGATGCGGTCGGCATCATCGGACACAACGGCGCCGGCAAGAGCACGCTCCTGCGCCTGCTCTGCGGCGTGGGCCGGCCGACGAGCGGTCGGGTACGTCGCGTCGGACCCGTGCAGGGGCTTCTCGAGCTCGGGAGCGGGTTCCACGGCGACCTCACCGGCCGCGAGAACCTCCTCACCGGCGGCATGCTGTGCGGCCTCTCCGAGCGGGAGGTGCGCGCGCGCGAGGACGAGATCATCGCCTTCGCGGAGCTGGAGGACTTCATCGATCAGCCGGTGCGGACCTATTCGACCGGCATGTACATGCGGCTCGCGTTCGCGACCGCGATGCACCTCGATCCCACCGTCCTCGTCGTCGACGAGGTGCTCGCCGTCGGCGACGCACGCTTCCAGGCGAAGTGCCTCGCCCGCCTGAAGACGTTCCGGACCGGTGGCGGAACGCTCGTCATGACGTCGCACGCGATGGACCAGATCACTGCGCTGTGCGACGAGGTGCTGGTGCTCGAGGACGGCCGCGTCGCGACCATGGCCGACCCCGAGACGGCGCTGCGCTGCTACGACGACCTCATGCGGCAGCGCACGGAGCGGCGCGCGGCGAGCCTGGCCGGGCGGCCGGTCGAGCTGGCGGTCGACGGAAGCCGGCTCGGCACGCAGGAAGCGCGCGTCGTGGCGGTGCGCCTGTCCGGTGCGGACGGCGTTCCGGTATCGAGCCTTCGCAGCGGCGATCCCCTCGTGATCGAGCTCGATTACGAGCGCGATCCACAGGTCGCCGACGCCGCGCTCACCGTCGCGATCTTCCACGAGGCGACGAAGTGCTTCGAGGTCACGACCGAATCGATGGCCGCGGCCTTCGCGCCGCTCGGCCCGCGCGGCACCGTTCGCTGCGAGCTGCCGCGCGTGCCGCTGCTCCCGGGAAGCTACCACGTGACCGTCGGGCTCTATCCGCCCACGTTCGACTTCACCTACGACTACCACTGGCAGATGCACGGGTTGCACGTGGACGGCCCCGCGAGCGCGCGGTCCATCAGCGGGGTCGTCGCCGTCGAGCCCGCGTGGTCACGGCGCTGA
- a CDS encoding glycosyltransferase → MVTALMFRPIKTLDLELTASPADVEGLGGYESVRCLVRLHGAPVGSVTVPIRGGRCRASDLVQAALAACGDAAVRRVGESALGRPAATTSIDRLVAAPAPGGGALPSMTVAVCTRDRTDDLAGCLAALEVLDLPDVDLLVIDNAPATDATRRLVAERHPRVRYVCEERPGLDWARNRAIREARGDVIAFTDDDAIVDPGWARALATLFGASPEVMGATGLVVPYELETEAQALFEEYGGFGRGCERRWFGVRPGGAIARWYAGSGFLGTGANMAFRRALFAEVGEFDPALDVGTVTNGGGDLEMFFRVLKAGHVFVYEPRAIVRHRHRRSLPELETQLRNHGIALFAHFVRTATAFPEERFGTLRLGLWWFWWWYVRRLVLVLMNPQFFPRRLIWSELWGSVVGLGRWRPAHRRAVELGADPTPPRPHVRSVDGRRRWVAVRSVDVGQELTPLDDVADVDSVTVFATWHDHLLGSVTIHNQGHPVSAPRLRDALAAVAPRLLELAAGADEGDVTSAIERRSLPAGAGPAGLDPAVTVSVVLATYDRPDELRQALRSLTQQETSRPLEIVVVDNHPASGQTAPVVAEFPGVLLVEEPRQGLAYARNAGFTASRGEIVVTTDDDVRMPVDWIEKLVAPFAEAHVMAVTGNVLPLELDTDAQCLFESYGGLGRGFEPVKVDGHWFRSFHFGSVPTWTLGATANAAFRATIFADPEVGLMDEALGPGTPTGVGEDTYLFYKVLRAGGTIVYAPDAWVWHRHRREMDALRRQLVAYSTGHVAYHLTTLLRDGDLRALVRIAIGLPMAHGWRAVRRVVRRMPPTLLMLAWEVAGNLAGPWRLFQSRRRVRRLGRSAPYVAPAARAALAPARLAASARE, encoded by the coding sequence GTGGTCACGGCGCTGATGTTCCGGCCGATCAAGACCCTCGATCTCGAGCTGACGGCGTCGCCGGCCGACGTCGAAGGGCTCGGCGGATACGAGAGCGTACGCTGTCTCGTGCGCCTGCACGGCGCGCCCGTGGGATCGGTCACGGTCCCGATTCGCGGGGGACGATGCAGGGCGAGCGACCTCGTGCAGGCGGCGCTCGCGGCCTGCGGCGATGCCGCGGTCCGACGCGTGGGCGAGAGTGCGCTCGGCCGACCGGCGGCCACCACGTCGATCGACCGGCTCGTCGCCGCGCCGGCGCCAGGCGGCGGCGCCCTGCCATCGATGACGGTGGCGGTGTGCACGCGCGATCGCACCGACGATCTCGCCGGATGCCTCGCGGCGCTGGAGGTCCTCGATCTCCCCGACGTGGATCTACTCGTGATCGACAACGCGCCCGCGACCGACGCCACCCGGCGGCTCGTGGCCGAGCGGCACCCGCGCGTCCGCTACGTGTGCGAGGAGCGGCCGGGCCTCGACTGGGCACGCAACCGCGCCATCCGCGAGGCGCGCGGCGACGTGATCGCCTTCACCGACGACGACGCGATCGTCGATCCGGGGTGGGCGCGTGCGCTGGCGACGCTCTTCGGCGCGAGCCCCGAAGTGATGGGCGCAACCGGCCTCGTCGTCCCGTACGAGCTCGAAACCGAGGCCCAGGCGCTGTTCGAGGAGTACGGCGGCTTCGGGCGTGGCTGCGAGCGCCGCTGGTTCGGCGTCCGCCCGGGGGGCGCCATCGCGCGGTGGTATGCCGGCTCGGGCTTCCTCGGCACGGGCGCCAACATGGCGTTCCGGCGCGCGCTGTTCGCGGAGGTGGGCGAGTTCGATCCGGCGCTCGACGTCGGCACCGTGACGAACGGCGGCGGCGACCTCGAGATGTTCTTCCGCGTTCTCAAGGCGGGACACGTCTTCGTGTACGAGCCGCGCGCGATCGTGCGGCATCGCCACCGGCGATCCCTCCCCGAGCTCGAGACGCAGCTCCGCAACCACGGCATCGCGCTGTTCGCGCACTTCGTGCGCACCGCCACCGCCTTTCCCGAGGAGCGCTTCGGTACGCTGCGCCTCGGGCTCTGGTGGTTCTGGTGGTGGTACGTGCGTCGCCTCGTGCTCGTGCTGATGAACCCGCAGTTCTTTCCGCGCCGGCTCATCTGGAGCGAGCTGTGGGGGTCGGTCGTCGGGCTCGGCCGCTGGCGTCCGGCGCATCGCAGGGCGGTCGAGCTGGGAGCCGACCCGACACCGCCGCGCCCGCACGTGCGATCCGTCGACGGCCGCAGGCGCTGGGTCGCGGTGCGTTCGGTGGACGTCGGCCAGGAGCTGACTCCCCTCGATGACGTCGCCGACGTCGATTCCGTCACCGTGTTCGCCACCTGGCATGATCACCTCCTCGGCTCGGTCACGATCCACAACCAGGGCCATCCGGTGAGCGCGCCGCGCCTGCGCGATGCGCTCGCGGCGGTGGCACCGCGCCTCCTCGAGCTGGCGGCGGGTGCGGACGAGGGCGACGTCACGAGCGCAATCGAGCGCCGCTCTCTCCCCGCCGGCGCCGGCCCCGCGGGTCTCGACCCCGCGGTGACCGTGTCGGTCGTCCTCGCGACCTACGATCGGCCGGACGAGCTTCGCCAGGCTCTGCGCAGCCTGACGCAGCAGGAGACGTCGCGCCCCCTCGAGATCGTCGTCGTCGACAACCACCCCGCCTCGGGCCAGACGGCGCCCGTGGTCGCCGAGTTTCCGGGCGTGCTGCTCGTCGAGGAGCCGCGACAGGGTCTCGCCTATGCGCGCAACGCCGGCTTCACGGCGAGCCGCGGCGAGATCGTGGTCACGACCGACGACGACGTCCGCATGCCGGTGGACTGGATCGAGAAGCTCGTCGCGCCGTTCGCCGAAGCGCACGTGATGGCCGTCACCGGCAACGTGCTGCCGCTGGAGCTCGACACCGACGCGCAGTGCCTCTTCGAGTCGTACGGCGGGCTCGGGCGTGGCTTCGAGCCCGTGAAGGTGGACGGTCACTGGTTCCGCTCGTTCCACTTCGGCTCGGTGCCCACGTGGACGCTCGGCGCCACCGCGAACGCCGCCTTTCGGGCCACGATCTTCGCCGACCCCGAGGTCGGTCTCATGGACGAGGCGCTCGGCCCGGGGACGCCGACCGGCGTCGGCGAGGACACCTACCTCTTCTACAAGGTCCTGCGCGCGGGCGGCACGATCGTGTACGCGCCCGACGCGTGGGTGTGGCACCGCCACCGGCGCGAGATGGACGCGCTGCGCCGCCAGCTCGTCGCCTACAGCACGGGACACGTGGCCTACCACCTGACGACGCTCCTGCGCGACGGCGACCTGCGCGCCCTGGTGCGGATCGCGATCGGCCTGCCGATGGCCCACGGGTGGCGGGCGGTCCGCCGCGTCGTGCGCCGGATGCCTCCGACGCTGCTCATGCTGGCGTGGGAGGTCGCCGGGAACCTCGCCGGCCCGTGGCGGCTCTTCCAATCGCGCCGTCGCGTGCGCCGCCTCGGCCGGAGCGCGCCGTACGTCGCGCCCGCCGCTCGTGCGGCGCTCGCCCCGGCACGCCTTGCGGCCAGCGCGCGAGAGTGA
- a CDS encoding enoyl-CoA hydratase-related protein yields the protein MAYDVITYERQGAVAIVTLNRPEKLNAWTPAMAVEQARAIEEANADPAVGAIVMTGAGRGFCAGADMEATFKSRLDGVDPGEDTAGGSGGMPASLDWVGLLRRSKPIVAGVNGAAVGIGMTMILPCDVIVASEKAKFGMLFIKVGLVPELASTHFLVSRVGFGRASEMCLSGKLYSGAEAYQMGLADRLASPDELVPQALALATTIAENPDPQLRMIKELLSRNAAETDLGRVQRLESEMLRECWKSPEHKEAVAAFLEKRPPRFR from the coding sequence ATGGCCTACGACGTCATCACGTACGAACGGCAGGGCGCGGTCGCGATCGTCACTCTCAATCGTCCCGAGAAGCTGAACGCGTGGACGCCGGCGATGGCAGTCGAGCAGGCGCGCGCCATCGAGGAGGCGAACGCCGATCCGGCGGTGGGCGCGATCGTGATGACCGGCGCGGGGCGCGGCTTCTGCGCCGGCGCCGACATGGAAGCGACGTTCAAGTCGCGGCTCGACGGCGTCGACCCGGGCGAGGATACGGCGGGGGGCTCGGGCGGCATGCCGGCGAGCCTCGACTGGGTGGGCCTGCTGCGGCGCTCGAAGCCGATCGTCGCCGGCGTCAACGGCGCCGCGGTCGGCATCGGTATGACGATGATCCTGCCGTGCGACGTGATCGTCGCGTCGGAAAAGGCGAAGTTCGGGATGCTCTTCATCAAGGTGGGGCTCGTCCCGGAGCTCGCCAGCACGCACTTCCTCGTGAGCCGCGTCGGTTTCGGCCGCGCGAGCGAGATGTGCCTCTCCGGCAAGCTCTACTCCGGCGCCGAGGCGTACCAGATGGGCCTCGCCGACCGCCTGGCGTCACCCGACGAGCTCGTCCCGCAGGCGCTCGCGCTCGCCACGACGATCGCCGAGAATCCGGATCCACAGCTCCGGATGATCAAGGAGCTGCTCTCGCGCAACGCCGCGGAGACCGACCTCGGCCGCGTGCAGCGCCTCGAATCCGAGATGCTGCGCGAGTGCTGGAAGTCGCCCGAGCACAAGGAGGCCGTGGCCGCGTTCCTGGAGAAGCGGCCGCCGCGCTTCCGCTAG